In the Sphingomonas sp. LM7 genome, one interval contains:
- the bioD gene encoding dethiobiotin synthase yields the protein MTRDRIIVVTGTDTDVGKTVFAAGLAAVTGASYWKPIQAGLEAGGDSASVQALGVRRVLPEAYRLTTPCSPHRAAALDGIRIDVERLALPPVAGPLVVEGAGGVLVPVDGDLLYADLLARWGAQTVLVARTALGTINHSLLSLEALRARGVPILGIAFVGPEMPDSEQTIARLGRVRRLGRLPWLDPLDAASLAAAFRQGFDVEAFK from the coding sequence ATGACCCGCGACCGCATCATCGTCGTCACCGGCACCGATACGGATGTCGGCAAGACCGTGTTCGCGGCGGGCCTCGCCGCCGTCACCGGCGCGAGCTATTGGAAGCCGATTCAGGCGGGGCTGGAGGCGGGAGGCGACAGCGCCAGCGTGCAGGCGCTCGGTGTTCGCCGCGTCCTCCCCGAGGCCTATCGCCTGACCACACCCTGTTCGCCGCACCGTGCCGCGGCGCTAGATGGCATCAGGATCGACGTGGAGCGGCTGGCGCTTCCGCCTGTCGCCGGGCCGCTTGTCGTCGAAGGGGCGGGGGGCGTCCTGGTGCCCGTCGACGGCGACCTGCTCTATGCCGACCTGCTCGCCAGATGGGGGGCGCAAACCGTGCTCGTCGCCCGGACTGCGCTGGGCACGATCAACCATAGCCTCCTCTCGCTGGAGGCATTGCGCGCGCGCGGCGTACCGATCCTCGGCATTGCCTTTGTCGGCCCCGAAATGCCCGACAGCGAGCAGACCATCGCGCGGCTTGGGCGCGTGCGGCGGCTGGGACGCCTGCCATGGCTCGATCCGCTCGACGCGGCATCGCTGGCGGCCGCGTTCCGCCAGGGCTTCGATGTCGAGGCGTTCAAGTGA
- a CDS encoding 8-amino-7-oxononanoate synthase: MSLLGAHHDDLERLKANGRLRTLKPRAGIDFASNDYLALGVSPRLGIAVRAAIARGVTVGSGGSRLLRGNDPEHHLLEAEAAALFGAEAALFFSSGYAANVATFAALPQRGDIVVHDALIHASAHDGMRLGRAETAAVAHNDAGAFEDVIRAWRGRGGTGRPWIAVESLYSMEGDRAPLGDLAAIAARHDAFLLIDEAHATGIFGSGGTGLASDLHGADNLVTLHTCGKALGCEGALLCLPRTLADFMVNRARPFIFSTAPSPLMAAAVREGLRCLADEPERRTALWSLIAHAEQRLAACGVEPTGSQILPLIVGEDVPAMAMAAALQERGFDIRGIRPPTVPPGTARLRISLTLHAGPDDIDALAAAIRAVR, encoded by the coding sequence ATGTCCCTGCTCGGTGCGCATCACGACGATCTCGAACGGCTGAAGGCGAACGGACGCCTGCGAACGCTGAAGCCGCGCGCCGGGATCGATTTCGCCTCGAACGACTATCTCGCGCTCGGCGTGTCGCCGCGTCTCGGGATTGCAGTCCGGGCCGCCATCGCGCGCGGCGTGACGGTAGGTTCGGGCGGGTCGCGGCTCCTGCGCGGTAACGATCCGGAGCATCACCTGCTCGAAGCCGAAGCGGCGGCGTTGTTCGGAGCCGAGGCCGCCTTGTTCTTCTCGAGCGGCTATGCGGCCAATGTCGCGACCTTCGCGGCGCTTCCGCAGCGCGGCGATATCGTGGTCCATGATGCACTAATCCATGCCAGCGCCCATGACGGCATGCGGCTGGGCCGGGCCGAAACCGCCGCCGTCGCCCATAACGACGCCGGCGCTTTCGAGGATGTCATCCGGGCCTGGCGCGGGCGCGGTGGAACCGGACGCCCGTGGATCGCAGTAGAAAGCCTGTATTCGATGGAAGGCGACCGTGCGCCGCTTGGCGATCTTGCTGCGATCGCGGCGCGGCACGACGCCTTCCTGCTCATCGATGAGGCGCACGCGACCGGCATATTCGGCAGCGGTGGCACGGGACTGGCGAGCGATCTCCACGGCGCGGACAACCTCGTCACGCTCCATACCTGTGGCAAGGCACTGGGATGCGAAGGCGCATTGCTTTGCCTGCCGCGCACGCTTGCCGATTTCATGGTCAATCGTGCGCGCCCGTTCATCTTCTCCACCGCCCCATCGCCGCTGATGGCCGCCGCGGTGCGCGAGGGGCTTCGTTGCCTTGCCGACGAACCGGAGCGGCGCACGGCGCTCTGGTCACTCATAGCGCATGCGGAGCAGAGGTTGGCGGCCTGCGGCGTCGAGCCGACCGGCAGCCAGATCCTGCCGCTGATCGTGGGCGAGGACGTGCCGGCGATGGCGATGGCGGCCGCGTTGCAGGAACGGGGATTCGACATTCGCGGCATTCGTCCGCCTACCGTTCCGCCCGGCACCGCGCGGTTGCGCATCTCGCTGACGCTTCACGCCGGCCCGGACGATATCGACGCGCTCGCCGCGGCGATCCGGGCGGTTCGATGA
- a CDS encoding tetratricopeptide repeat protein: protein MIDAFISPASPATGDARPDAAGRVLEVDACFARCGAWAGVADIIEAAYADLLARGRRDILDRHNYELHMVLPKRRPEIPLAYASLTDSSVGVEKTRNFPLDRAYRIVHGLVGLVLEWRATDAGPAPWTIRVSRLDEAQHLAGHFFTELARRAAARGDIRIETTANDQPADAPRLDGGQADALERLISASGLEAAEEHYSALLAHYRETGNALAAAEIALKALCLYNHYGYYHESGSFADTVLPHVAALAPDENTRWNYIGNIFQGLVMIGRQDEALRVVETLAEPYLTRPELRAKMSYLLSMIHLRYAVVPNLPLAEKHILAAVDYIDAAEGDIEPDDFHFLKVFIDNGLAFLRVRQNRKAEALALCQSGFERLTAALGDARHRLHRSVLQYNAAQVYVALDQPQAALDHYAKSIAMDPYYSEYYNESANLLQGLGRYDEALTTYDQAIRYSAPYPEVYFNKAVCHSQLEQWDEALASFAYSFELNPDQPEAYLLRAEVLGVLDRDEEALADLDRVIAADEGAVSARVNRAVLRFNEASYGLALADMDCVIALEPGNAEHYENRAEIFKAIDDAERCARDMRRAGELRTAEAIAA from the coding sequence ATGATCGATGCCTTTATCTCTCCAGCCTCCCCTGCGACGGGCGATGCCCGCCCGGACGCAGCGGGCCGTGTCCTCGAAGTCGATGCCTGCTTCGCGCGCTGCGGCGCCTGGGCGGGCGTGGCGGACATCATCGAAGCGGCCTATGCCGACCTGCTCGCCAGGGGCCGGCGCGACATCCTCGACCGGCACAATTACGAATTGCACATGGTGCTGCCCAAGCGGCGTCCCGAAATCCCGCTCGCTTATGCGTCGTTGACCGACTCTTCGGTCGGCGTCGAGAAGACGCGCAACTTCCCGCTCGATCGCGCCTATCGCATCGTCCATGGGCTGGTCGGGCTGGTGCTGGAATGGCGCGCCACCGACGCCGGCCCCGCGCCGTGGACGATCCGCGTTTCTCGGCTCGACGAAGCGCAGCATCTCGCCGGCCATTTCTTCACCGAGCTGGCGCGGCGCGCGGCGGCACGCGGCGATATCCGCATCGAGACGACCGCCAACGACCAGCCCGCGGACGCGCCTCGGCTGGACGGCGGGCAAGCGGACGCGCTGGAGCGGCTGATCTCGGCATCGGGCCTGGAAGCGGCGGAGGAGCATTATTCGGCCCTGCTGGCGCATTATCGCGAGACGGGAAACGCGCTGGCCGCGGCGGAGATCGCGCTCAAGGCGCTCTGCCTGTACAATCATTACGGCTATTATCATGAATCCGGCAGCTTCGCCGACACCGTGCTGCCGCATGTCGCGGCGCTGGCACCGGACGAGAACACGCGCTGGAACTATATCGGCAACATCTTCCAGGGTCTGGTGATGATCGGCCGGCAGGACGAGGCGCTGCGCGTCGTCGAGACGCTGGCCGAGCCATATCTTACGCGGCCCGAGCTGCGCGCGAAGATGAGCTACCTGCTTTCGATGATCCACCTGCGCTACGCTGTGGTGCCCAATCTGCCGCTGGCGGAGAAGCATATCCTCGCAGCCGTCGATTATATCGACGCGGCCGAAGGCGATATCGAGCCGGACGACTTCCACTTCCTCAAGGTGTTCATCGACAACGGCCTGGCGTTCCTGCGCGTGCGGCAGAACCGCAAGGCGGAGGCGCTGGCGCTGTGCCAGTCGGGCTTCGAGCGCCTCACCGCGGCGCTGGGCGACGCGCGGCACCGGCTGCACCGCTCGGTGCTCCAATATAACGCGGCGCAGGTCTATGTGGCGCTGGACCAGCCGCAGGCGGCGCTGGACCATTACGCCAAGTCGATCGCGATGGACCCTTATTACTCGGAATATTACAACGAAAGCGCCAATCTGCTCCAGGGCCTGGGGCGATATGACGAGGCGCTGACGACCTATGACCAGGCGATCCGCTACAGCGCGCCTTATCCGGAAGTCTATTTCAACAAGGCGGTCTGCCACAGCCAGCTCGAGCAATGGGACGAGGCGCTGGCGAGCTTCGCGTACAGCTTCGAGCTCAATCCCGACCAGCCCGAGGCGTATCTGCTGCGCGCCGAGGTGCTCGGCGTGCTCGACCGCGACGAGGAGGCGCTTGCCGATCTCGACCGCGTGATCGCCGCGGACGAAGGCGCGGTGAGCGCCCGGGTCAATCGTGCGGTGCTGCGGTTCAACGAAGCCTCCTACGGCCTTGCGCTGGCCGACATGGACTGCGTGATCGCGCTGGAACCCGGCAACGCCGAGCATTACGAAAATCGCGCAGAAATCTTCAAGGCGATCGACGATGCCGAGCGGTGCGCACGGGACATGCGCCGCGCCGGGGAGCTGCGGACGGCGGAGGCGATCGCCGCCTAG
- a CDS encoding nuclear transport factor 2 family protein gives MGYGKLASIAATLLVAGAAMPVAAAVAAAEAAPIGPPATHARQDPAAQEALVRLVGDFVRAQQSFDVPRLTALTAPDYLEISPVGEVDSREKMLGFYAPDKKSNAPAVEIVEPVVRMFGDTAIVIARLAYTVQVPGQSPRVMALRASFVARREGGSWKLVSAQYTGIRPVAK, from the coding sequence ATGGGGTATGGGAAACTAGCATCGATTGCCGCGACGCTGCTCGTCGCGGGAGCGGCAATGCCGGTAGCGGCGGCTGTCGCTGCGGCGGAGGCTGCGCCGATCGGGCCGCCAGCCACGCACGCCCGGCAAGATCCCGCTGCGCAAGAGGCGCTCGTCCGCCTGGTCGGCGATTTCGTACGCGCCCAACAGAGCTTTGACGTGCCTCGCCTGACGGCACTGACTGCGCCTGACTATCTCGAGATTTCACCCGTCGGCGAAGTGGACAGCCGCGAAAAGATGCTCGGCTTCTACGCACCCGACAAGAAGTCGAATGCGCCTGCGGTCGAGATCGTAGAGCCGGTGGTGCGGATGTTCGGCGACACGGCGATCGTGATCGCCCGGCTCGCCTATACGGTGCAGGTGCCGGGCCAGTCGCCTCGCGTGATGGCGCTGCGTGCGAGCTTCGTGGCGCGGCGCGAGGGCGGCAGCTGGAAGCTGGTGTCGGCGCAGTACACCGGCATCCGGCCGGTGGCGAAGTGA
- a CDS encoding TonB-dependent receptor, with protein sequence MTNRISFAALLATASLIAMPAFAQSAIEDGAAARDDNDIVVTAQKIEQRAVDVPITISALTGERMAELGVSDLDELSNYIPGLNIQEQSANNPGIVIRGITSDSGSAQQGPRVTLYYNGVDIARSRGSYQAVYDLERVEVIKGPQATLFGTASAVGAISMTSARPREGYSAALTGGYGNYNTTLLSGYVNAGTDVIAGRLAFEWKTRDGFVENLSPNQHKDLYAQDQLGIRASVRYTPIDALTVDLIGTYDRQRNGGTPFISRALPTQAGPGNPFGKANLGGSPYSQQVLGKDQLGLYRDVYDINLTASWEFAPDFTFTTVNGYRNFDSLEIFDADGSAAWYLEFGEYSKGWQASHEGRFAYASDTLRASAGWNFFVEDNFQNVPFSSEEGTFLQCAARVIPGLPCIDANGVVRAAQATSILTGGAATAIPYSSEFENQGRNASYSVFADATWIPTPALELTAGVRLLLEDRKSGYFARVPRPVLNPTATSLIPGQIDTGGQTFEAEENYSAVLPRFNILYRLSDAVNVFATVSKGRRSPVVQLNARLASGAPVANLQLVPEEVVWNYEAGLKGSVGPVSGSLGVYYQKYDGFQVSVVQPNGTSLAQSAGAASNLGVEAELSVRPTKWLNVFGNIGYIDGGIDKNNSFAPAFSGARFRLQPEWQAAAGFTFDAPLGGGTRVFATPSVTYRSRIFFEVPNNMAISQGPVTLVNARAGVSFMEEQFEVAAYVRNATNERYLLDAGNTGGGFGIPTFIPAEPRFYGVQFTARF encoded by the coding sequence ATGACAAATCGTATCTCGTTCGCGGCTTTGCTCGCCACCGCTTCGCTCATCGCCATGCCTGCGTTCGCCCAGAGCGCGATCGAAGACGGCGCCGCCGCCCGCGACGACAATGACATCGTCGTCACTGCGCAGAAGATCGAGCAGCGCGCCGTCGATGTGCCGATCACCATCTCGGCGCTCACCGGCGAGCGCATGGCCGAACTCGGCGTCAGCGATCTCGACGAGCTGTCGAACTACATCCCCGGGCTGAATATCCAGGAGCAGAGCGCCAACAATCCCGGCATCGTGATCCGCGGCATCACCTCGGACTCGGGCTCGGCGCAGCAGGGACCGCGCGTCACCCTCTATTACAACGGCGTCGACATCGCGCGCTCGCGCGGCTCGTACCAGGCAGTCTACGACCTCGAGCGCGTCGAAGTGATCAAGGGCCCGCAGGCGACGCTTTTCGGCACCGCATCTGCAGTCGGTGCGATCAGCATGACCTCGGCGCGCCCGCGCGAAGGCTATTCGGCGGCGCTGACCGGCGGCTACGGCAACTACAACACCACGCTATTGTCGGGCTATGTCAACGCCGGCACCGACGTGATCGCCGGTCGCCTCGCCTTCGAATGGAAGACGCGCGATGGATTCGTCGAGAATCTGTCGCCCAACCAGCACAAGGATCTCTACGCGCAGGACCAGCTCGGCATCCGCGCCTCGGTTCGCTACACGCCGATCGACGCGCTGACCGTCGACCTGATCGGCACCTATGACCGCCAGCGCAATGGCGGCACGCCGTTCATCTCGCGCGCGCTGCCGACTCAGGCAGGCCCGGGCAACCCGTTCGGCAAGGCTAATCTGGGCGGCTCGCCCTATTCGCAGCAAGTGCTCGGCAAGGACCAGCTCGGGCTCTACCGCGACGTTTACGACATCAACCTGACTGCGTCGTGGGAGTTCGCACCCGACTTCACCTTCACTACGGTCAACGGCTATCGCAACTTCGACAGCCTCGAGATTTTCGACGCCGACGGTTCGGCGGCCTGGTATCTCGAATTCGGCGAATATTCGAAGGGCTGGCAGGCGAGCCACGAGGGCCGCTTCGCCTATGCCAGCGATACGCTGCGCGCTTCCGCGGGCTGGAACTTCTTCGTCGAAGACAATTTCCAGAACGTGCCCTTCTCGTCCGAAGAAGGCACTTTCCTCCAGTGCGCCGCCCGCGTGATCCCGGGCCTGCCGTGCATCGACGCCAATGGCGTGGTCCGCGCGGCGCAGGCGACCTCGATTCTTACCGGCGGCGCAGCGACTGCGATCCCCTATTCTTCGGAATTCGAGAATCAGGGCCGCAACGCCAGCTATTCGGTGTTCGCCGACGCGACCTGGATCCCTACCCCTGCGCTCGAGCTGACCGCCGGCGTCCGGCTGCTGCTCGAGGATCGCAAGTCGGGCTATTTCGCCCGCGTGCCGCGCCCGGTGCTCAACCCGACCGCGACATCGCTGATCCCCGGCCAGATCGACACCGGCGGCCAGACCTTCGAAGCAGAAGAAAATTACTCGGCAGTGCTGCCGCGCTTCAACATCCTCTATCGCCTGAGCGATGCGGTGAACGTATTCGCCACCGTCTCGAAGGGCCGCCGCTCGCCGGTGGTCCAGCTCAACGCCCGCTTGGCCAGCGGCGCCCCGGTCGCCAACCTCCAGCTCGTGCCCGAGGAAGTCGTGTGGAACTACGAAGCCGGCCTGAAGGGCAGCGTCGGCCCAGTATCGGGTTCGCTCGGCGTTTATTACCAGAAATATGACGGCTTCCAGGTGAGCGTGGTCCAGCCCAACGGCACCTCGCTCGCCCAGAGCGCCGGTGCGGCAAGCAACCTCGGCGTCGAGGCAGAGCTGAGCGTGCGCCCGACCAAGTGGCTCAACGTCTTCGGCAATATCGGCTATATCGACGGCGGCATCGACAAGAACAACAGCTTCGCCCCGGCCTTTTCGGGTGCGCGTTTCCGCCTCCAGCCTGAATGGCAGGCGGCCGCCGGCTTCACCTTCGATGCGCCGCTGGGCGGCGGCACCCGCGTCTTCGCAACGCCGAGCGTCACCTATCGCAGCCGCATCTTCTTCGAAGTGCCCAACAACATGGCGATCTCGCAGGGGCCGGTGACGCTGGTCAACGCGCGCGCCGGCGTGAGCTTCATGGAGGAGCAGTTCGAAGTGGCCGCCTATGTCCGCAACGCCACCAACGAGCGCTATCTGCTCGACGCAGGCAATACCGGCGGCGGCTTCGGCATCCCGACCTTCATCCCCGCCGAACCGCGCTTCTACGGCGTGCAGTTCACCGCACGTTTCTGA
- a CDS encoding alkaline phosphatase — translation MTINRRSALALLGSGAALGVPGAAQAAAVDGRFAHGVASGDPAADGAVIWTRVTADAGSGDVPVTWHIATAQDGKPVATGKATARAAADHTVKVEVTRLKPGRDYWYWFVTAGQRSPSGRFRTLPVGSVDTVVFAVASCQLYPGGLFNAYADMAALPRLDAVLHLGDYIYEYGAEGYGADVGRALGRLPDPPHEIVTLDDYRRRHAQVKADADMQAAHARAAFICVWDDHEVANDGWIGGAENHDPAKEGDWKTRKAAAMQAYFEWMPIRDPKRGRPWEAINRSFEFGNLATLAMVETRLLARSQQAEVKGGTPGPGEYAAVMAERDRPEREMLGAEQQRWLEGVLAASTRANKPWQLLGNQVVMARVAGPDLSGFAARIDKLPPVYRDRLQAAVAGYKAGLPFNFDAWDGYPPARERLYAAFRRAGSKPIVLAGDSHAGWANDLYDDAGTLVASEFGATAITSPSYGSLLPGLGTALAEANREVVFCDQDSKGYTLVTLTPAAATAEFVTVSTILKKPFTRKVAATYRAAPGEKRVPLERV, via the coding sequence ATGACGATCAATCGACGCAGCGCGCTCGCGCTGCTCGGCAGCGGCGCAGCACTCGGGGTTCCGGGTGCTGCGCAGGCAGCAGCGGTGGACGGCCGCTTCGCGCACGGCGTGGCCAGCGGCGATCCCGCCGCGGACGGCGCCGTGATCTGGACGCGCGTCACCGCGGATGCCGGGTCCGGCGACGTGCCGGTCACCTGGCACATCGCGACGGCTCAGGACGGCAAGCCGGTCGCCACCGGCAAGGCGACGGCGCGTGCCGCCGCCGATCACACGGTAAAGGTGGAAGTCACGCGGCTGAAACCCGGGCGCGATTATTGGTACTGGTTCGTCACCGCCGGCCAGCGTTCGCCCAGCGGCCGCTTCCGCACATTGCCGGTCGGATCGGTCGATACGGTCGTCTTCGCCGTCGCATCGTGCCAGCTGTATCCGGGCGGGCTGTTCAACGCCTATGCCGACATGGCAGCACTGCCACGTCTCGACGCAGTGCTCCACCTTGGTGATTACATCTACGAATATGGCGCCGAGGGATATGGCGCCGATGTCGGCCGCGCGCTGGGGCGCCTGCCCGATCCGCCGCACGAGATCGTCACGCTCGACGATTATCGCCGCCGTCACGCCCAGGTAAAGGCCGATGCCGATATGCAGGCCGCGCACGCCCGCGCCGCGTTCATCTGCGTGTGGGACGATCACGAGGTCGCCAACGACGGCTGGATCGGCGGCGCCGAGAACCACGATCCCGCCAAGGAAGGCGACTGGAAAACGCGCAAGGCCGCGGCGATGCAGGCCTATTTCGAATGGATGCCGATCCGCGATCCCAAGCGCGGCCGGCCTTGGGAAGCGATCAACCGCAGCTTCGAATTCGGCAACCTGGCGACGCTCGCCATGGTCGAGACGCGGCTGCTCGCGCGTTCGCAGCAGGCCGAAGTGAAAGGCGGCACGCCGGGACCCGGCGAATATGCCGCGGTGATGGCCGAGCGCGACCGTCCCGAGCGCGAGATGCTCGGCGCCGAGCAGCAGCGCTGGCTCGAAGGCGTGCTCGCCGCCTCGACGCGCGCGAACAAGCCATGGCAGCTGCTCGGCAACCAGGTGGTGATGGCACGCGTCGCCGGCCCGGACCTGTCCGGCTTCGCGGCGCGCATCGACAAGCTTCCGCCGGTCTATCGCGACCGGCTTCAGGCCGCTGTCGCCGGCTACAAGGCCGGCCTGCCGTTCAACTTCGACGCTTGGGACGGCTATCCCCCGGCGCGCGAGAGGCTCTACGCCGCCTTCCGTCGGGCGGGCTCCAAGCCGATCGTGCTGGCGGGCGACAGCCATGCCGGCTGGGCGAACGACCTGTACGACGATGCCGGTACGCTGGTGGCTTCGGAGTTCGGCGCCACGGCGATCACCAGCCCGTCCTATGGGTCGCTACTGCCCGGCCTCGGCACCGCGCTAGCCGAGGCGAACCGCGAAGTCGTTTTCTGCGATCAGGACAGCAAGGGCTATACGCTGGTGACGCTGACACCAGCAGCGGCAACGGCGGAGTTCGTCACCGTATCGACGATCCTGAAAAAGCCCTTCACCCGCAAGGTCGCCGCCACCTATCGCGCCGCGCCGGGCGAAAAGCGCGTTCCGCTCGAGCGCGTCTGA